AGTTAGCTTGACAAAACTCCCATCCAACTCTGAGagctaagaaaataacacagtccatcacctactttATGGGCAAAAATACGCGTCCATACAGTGTTGCtgaaaacaaaggcttttgttacatgctaaaaacacatgAGCCCAGGTATATGACTCCGTCCCCACGTCTTTACAACGACACAGCTgtacccaagctctacagagacATGCAGCATTACGTTGAAGAATCTTTGAGTGCAGCAGGAAGGCTGGCGTTAACCTGTGATgcctggacttcaaggtcagtggattcatatgtgactataacGACACATTATCCAGCAGAGGACTGATGACtgctgtctcacgttctccaGACTAGCACAATACATTATCTGACATAGGACTGGAGACAgctgtctcacgttctccaaactagaacagtacaccaaagtcacagcagagcaaacactgcagacctcctgcaaaataCAGTACAAGAATTTAACAAAAAATGCTTCTAATAATAGTGATGTCATTCAGTTAGCAGGATACCTGCATGTTAAGTGTTTGGCGCATGTGCTTAATCTGGCCACTCAAAGGGTGTTGAATCTGCCCACAGTTCAGTCTGTCAGGTGtgtgcagcatttctgacaggttttatgacggtgttggtcagtctgtctgctttgcatcacgttttgctgcagtaaaaatgattaaagtcgaTGAGCAGACTGAAATCTTTGTCTTGTGATGTAAAACTGatgctgacaaagttttcccTTGCGGTAATAATTTgctattgtaaaaaaaaaaaaaaaaaaaaaaaaaaggtaataatttGCAGTACATCACAATATATTGTATCACAATATGGTGATTATGTCATACCCTGAGTCCTCTGgcgattcccacccctactgtCTGTATGTGCTGTTCCTCTGATAGACTCAACACTTGGTGGGTTTATTGTTGAGGATCCAAGAAAGTACCGTGTCAAGCTATTGAAATCTACAGGTCATTTTTTATTAGTAGCTGAGTTATGTACACACCCTGTTAGAGGGAACCCTTGTGAACTGTCACACTGCCAAACAGCATGCTGGGTACAGCTGAAAGCCCCTGAAAACAGTTTACTAATCATACTCCATTTGTGTTTCATAATCTAATATCAGAAGCTGAGACGTCAGACTCACATCTGGTTAGCACTAAAATTATGAGCTTCATTACAGCCAAAGGTAGATAgtttaaacaaaacattttcccaAATTGTCAGAGGGAACAAGACACTGTCGGACATTCAGAGCTGGTGTTGtgagttcagtgtttttatggaTAATTCAGCATGAAGCCCCGCAATGACAACAGTGACACAAGAAAGAAGTCCTCATTTCATCATCTGATGAAAAGCTAAAAGCAAATATGTAACTTTTGTAATAATATTAGATGCATTTACAATCATACAATTGAAGTTTGATAGTGAAAAGAACAAgagtttttgttatttaatgatTTTGCATATAGTTTTTGTAGTCTGTACACTTGCCAAACACTCATAAAATTCTCACATTAAAGCTGAGTTAAAATTCTAATAGCTGTATAttacttattttgttttcaatacTTTTTTATAGGATTAACCATAAAGTCATGTCTCCTTGTTTTAGTTTGGAATAAATTTCTTTTTCGTCCATTGAACTGATTTAAAACTGTGCTGTGAGAATCAGGGAAGTGAAAATATCAAATGTCAGCAGGTAGAAAAGGATCACATTGAACAATCCTAAAAAACACAGGAGAAAAATTCACCACAGACAGGCCTGTGTAGTGGAGTCAGAACACAGTTCAAAGCTGTCAAGTAGTTCACAGCAGGTAGTGCTTACCTCAGTTAATGCTTAGAGACCAGGACACCAACAATATGACTCCAGGAAATCACAAACTTTATATGAGGTGTGGTGGCAAATGACCCTGgactccctgtgtgtgtgtgtgtgttaacatgttGAGGTGTTCATGCAAACAAGagtatttgttgtgttttataaaaAGTTGCAAATCTACAGTGGCCCCATCATAAATATGGGAAACTAAATGTAAAAGTGTCAGCttcaataaacaaacacagctttGACATGTTTATGTAATATTCAACATATCAGGGACTAGATTATGTGACTGAATTGTAACaggaaatttgaaaaaataatcaactgtaagtattttttcagtgtgttaATACATCAAAAATGGTGTCTGTGATTCTGTAGAAAGATCATTGATAATCGAACTCAAAATCCAAACACATGGGGcgttggtagcgtagtggatagtgctggtgcccaatgtacagaggcattgcctatAGCGACcgcgggttcgaatccagcttgcggccctttgttgcatgtcagtccccactctctctctgtctccccatttcactttctgtcctgtcaataaaggcaaaaagcccataaaaataatctttaaaaaaaaatccaaacacgATGTGACATTACATCAGTAACAACcacacttattttaagccaagctGTAGcgtttttttcctaaacctacccACATGCTTCCCTTGCCTAAGGTTAAGGAAGTAAAAATAACTTTGAAGTGTTTTACATATGTTataagtttatttaaaaaaagactatatccatgtaacaagcagaaactatACATTATCTGTGAAAacgaaagtgtattttgaaaagacacgtgacaagtgtaaattgacacgTCCTTGAATATCCAAAAATGATGCAGGAAGCTTCACATGGTGctgacgagttgggatgagaacttGTTTTAACACACCATTAGTTAAAGAACTGTTATGCCATAAATTCATTTTCCACAACAAAAATTTACGAATTCAGTCAGAGTAACTAAATTATGACCAAACTTACTGTCGATTATAACTCAGAGTAAAGTCAAACAAATAATCAGTTTTAGGATCTGACTCCATGTAAGAGCCCGCACACGTCTATAACCGTCTGGAAAACACAAGTTCGGGAGCTGGATGCTACTAGAGtatggaggcaggttgcatctaAGGTTGCTCAGCAACCAGatccagcactgtatcatagcctTTTTTTAGTCCgcgggacagatgtaaagctctgggtagccctgcagtAAAATGATCTACTCCTTCTCCATAGTCATCTATAGTTAgctatttacagaagaagggaacgATCTCTGCCGGCTATGGTTAGTTGTTCCTTGTCAAATGACATGCAGCGCGTGCTGCTGGGTTACAGAAGTTGAACTCTCATCTCAAAGTGCAGCATTGTTCTGGCTTTTGAGCACGCCTGGCGGGTGTCTACATAGAAAACAGTGGATTTAAGGGTGCAAAAAATACGCCATGTGTACGAACCCCTAATGCTTTTGAAAGTTTTTGAAATTATTGAACTGATTGTTTCTGTGGGCTCATTGAACAAAACACATACCTTTTCAGATACTTCCTGAAAGTCTTGTCTCGTATGCCATAGATGATGGGACTAATAGATCGCGGCAGGACCTGTACAATAATATGACAAGCGAACAGGGTGTCTGGATAATTCTTAGGGAACGCTTGCTGCAGAGCCTGTTTTACTGGGGGTTCTACGTATGTTGCCATACAAAGCAGCAGCTGAAACCCATGGAGGATGATTGTGTTTCTGGCCTTTTTAGCATCTTTGCTAGCTGTTTTAGCAGTGAACAGAATTCTGAAGTAAGTGTAAAAAATTACAAACCAAACGATTACCAGATACACAATATAGGTAATATCTCTCTTTTTGATAATCTGGGGATTTCGAAAGGCAGTTTCCCTGAGACAGAAGACTCTGGAATGAAAGAAGTCCAGTGGCTCTGTGGCCAAAGTGATGAAGAGATCAGGAAGGACTGACAACATGCTTGTCACCCAGATTAAACCAATCAGCATCAACGTTCTTTTGACTGTACAGAGCTGCACGTGGCGAAGGGGGAGACAGATGGCGATGTAGCACTCCACCGCCATGCAGGCCAGGTTCAGAGGGGTGTTTTCAGTGGCGAAAAGAGCAATCAGGATGAAGATGCAACAGAcggaaacatttattttgtagagGATGTAGCTGATGATGAACAGCATAACAGTCAGCATCACTTGGATCATGTCGTTGACCACCAGGTGAATAAAAAGGATGTAGCGTGGATTCGTGTAGAAGATCTAGAGGGTGGGAAGAAAAGCACATGAAAAAAAGTAAAGGTTTGTCCTACAGTAAATGTGGAACTGCAGTACAAAAATACCAACACCTGAATCACTACTTCAAAACAGCAAATATCAGCTTGGCGATCACATTAACTTTATGTTGGTTTCAGTTTTTACAGTCTCCTTAAATTATTTATATGTGGATACCTTTAGAGCATAAATAAGGATTGAACAGCATGACAGTATGTATTGAGAGGCAATATAAACTCTGAACTCTGAACTTGGCTGAAAAATTTCTGGGTGGAACTCGTGCTTGTGAACTTTGGTTCCACATCTCGTGCATAAATCTACATACCATATACTCAGAATGTGGCTACTGGCACTGAACAGTGACTCATGTAttgtatcatcatcatcatcatcatcatcatgtatGAACTGTTGAAGCCCTGTCATGAATCAGGACCTCCAGTATTTGGATTATGTAGCCTGGAAAAGACTTGAATCAGCAGTGTATACCTCTTGCTGTTTGCAAATATAAGAGTCGGATCGGATTGGGAACAGGGGAGAAAAAGCATATTTCTGTAGTGCATTTGATATTTGTGTTTACGTGTAATTAAAGGAAAGTCATACCTGGTGTTTACGAAAAGTGTGAATGAGGCCTGCATTGATATAGTTGATGGAGATGCTAAGAACCACGACAATCACATTCTTGGTCACAGCCTTAGTGAAGGAGTCCCGATATGCGATGACCACAGTCACATTGGCAGATGACACGTTCATCTCCTGAAACCTGAAGATCCAACAAAGGAAAAAGCATAATTATAGAGTGCGAGGAATCACATTATTGACCCACATATGAGACAGTCCCCTCAAATTTAAGACCACAGGAacctgggaaaaaaacattatcaTTCACACTTATTGTTAAAAGTTAGACAtttataatgatttttttatataaatgacATAGTAAAATACATAGTAAAAACAAAAGGTTTGTTAAACTGAGGAAAAACGGTTTTGTTACACTCTTGTAGAAATAATTATTATATCCCATCAGTGCATCACTACTCATTACAATATGATGGATGGCTGTGAATCTCAGATTAACACGATTTAACCTGGATCATGACAATTTCCACAGTTACTTTCactcatttacatatatatatacatatttatttaatttgatataattttattgtatatatttaaaactttaattGATACTGCAgttcaaatgtaaaaacaccctCAATGTATTCATTTCTTTCCAACAGTGAGAAACAGAAGCACTCACCTTAGGGTCAGGGTGTCAACTTGAAAGATAAATATCAAagtattgttttttgtaattaaaGTGCATGTATGAAAATTTTAGCTGTTAACATGTGGGATCAAAAGAACATAACTTGTCTGTGTGACTCCCAAACtgtcataaaaaataatctgattaaGAATTAAAAGTATAGCATACACATCTACCTTTGATAAGAAGTGAATCCTTCAATTAAATGATTGCTCTTTTAAATTGTATCATAGTTGTGGCATTCAAGGTCCTTCAAACAGCAGATGCATAAACTGTTTTgctattaatatatatatatatatatttttttttttgcagaattaAGTGTCATGTTTTGTCAAATTGTTGATGTTTGAGTTTTTAACCAAACTGTTATCTTCTGGTTGTTTGATCCAGCACACAGATTTGTATTCTGGGAACCTGGGTGAGAGAATTTAAAGTACAAAATGTCCtgcaacagagaaaaaaaactccaGTAAAACACACTCAGATGATTTTATCACTTCATTCTGTAGAGACTGACACTACACAACCAACCAGGACCAATTTGGGTAAATACGGTTTATGTGTCAGTAGGTACAGAACAGTTCAAAGCAACATGAATGAATTATTAAGCagtttaatgtttgtgtgtgtgtgtgtgtgtgtgtgtgtgtgtgtgtgtgtgtacatgcctTTAGAAGTATCAAAGTAAAGGAGTAAATATGTGCACATGCTAAAcaaaatttttacattttactacAAATGGAAGGAGTTTCTGTCTGTTAGGTGTCTAGGGGGGAAAAATCGATAGAGCGATATTTTGCGTGGTAATATTGTATCAATACACAGATGTCAAGTATTGATCTTTTACTATATACATAGTTCAtctttgcaaatacacattttaatacaacgTTTGGTACTACaacaataaaatcagttgctttttcggtccactagatggtgctgatgtttttttttttttcctggtgaggtcagcagaggtttCAGTTGGCGccatttcagaatcagaatcagaatcagaaatacttttttgATCCCCACTCCTTGCAAGAGTGGAAAGATAAGTGAAAATGTAAGAAAtttaacaagattatttacaaatatatagttcaaataaacaggattattaacaaaaaataataaatatatatatatatatatatatatatatatatatatatatatatatatatatatatattgtaacctaaacaagattatttacacaatatatataGTAACCTAAATCGCTAAtacacagaatatatacagtcaagGTAAAATGGGGGAGTTggggagagggaggagttgtacagtttgatggccacaggctggaatgatttcctgtggcgctcagtggtacatttAGGTGGTATGAGTCTCTGACTcaaagtactcttgtgcctgaccagcacatggtggagtgggtgtgagacattgtccaagatagttcgtaggcaggaagttcatcaaaacaaagatggaggcaccagagaaagaaatcagaaatgcgcCATCGatgtttaaatcaaacatctggacttattttggattttttaacacAGAGGGAAAGGAGGCCTTGGGTATGACGCATGCAGTTTGCAAGCAGTGTCacatgagaataaaatactctgtGAATACTAACATTAAGGGCTCACCTCACACGCCATCATCCAGAGATAGCGTTAGCCGCTGACGGACAAACTAATGCTAAACCTGCTCTGccaaaaaatcaaccaacacttGACACAGTTAGCTTGACAAAACTCCCATCCAACTCTGAGagctaagaaaataacacagtccatcacctactttATGGGCAAAAATATGCGTCCATACAGTGTTGCtgaaaacaaaggcttttgttacatgctaaaaacacatgAGCCCAGGTATATGACTCCGTCCCCACGTCTTTACAACGACACAGCTgtacccaagctctacagagacATGCAGCATTACGTTGAAGAATCTTTGAGTGCAGCAGGAAGGCTGGCGTTAACCTGTGATgcctggacttcaaggtcagtggattcatatgtgactataacGACACATTATCCAGCAGAGGACTGATGACtgctgtctcacgttctccaGACTAGCACAATACATTATCTGACATAGGACTGGAGACAGCTGTCTCaccttctccaaactagagcagtacaCCAAAGTCACAGCAGAGCAAAcaatgcagacctcctgcaaaataCAGTACAAGAATTTAACAAAAAATGCTTCTAATAATAGTGATGTCATTCAGTTAGCAGGATACCTGCATGTTAAGTGTTTGGCGCATGTCCTTAATCTGGCCACTCAAAGGGTGTTGAATCTGCCCACAGTTCAGTCTGTCAGGTGtgtgcagcatttctgacaggttttatgacggtgttggtcagtctgtctgctttgcatcacgttttgctgcagtaaaaatgattaaagtcgaTGAGAAGACTGAAATCTTTGTCTTGTGATGTAAAACTGatgctgacaaagttttcccTTGTGGTAATAATTTgcaattgtaaaaaaaaaaaaaaaaaaaggtaataatttGCAGTACATCACAATATACAACACTTGGTGGGTTTATTGTTGAGGATCCAAGAAAGTACCGTGTCAAGCTATTGAAATCTACAGGTCATTTTTTATTAGTAGCTGAGTTATGTACACACCCTGTTAGAGGGAACCCTTGTTAACTGTCACACTGCCAAACAGCATGCTGGGTACAGCTCACTCTGACGCTCATTCAAAAACAGATTGAGAATGACAGAGCAGAGATGTGGCTAGCAGTCAAAATTGACACATTTGAATCTTTAAGGGTAAATATGTGTGAAAAGATATTGTGTATATTAGAAAAGCTATTTGAAGTCATATTTTTCAATAGCCAAATTGTGTTGAATCACTGAAATATGACGCACCTTGCAAATTATTtcataacaacagcaacaactcaCTAAATCAAAGTTaacaaataacattttatttaaaacaatattctaTGGGAAAACAAGAGTTTTAGCAGTTGGGTGAATGCCGTAACATAAATACAGAAGTGTATTGCTGCCACATCAAGGGGAAAAAATGGATCAGTATTACATTATTACATGTACAAGTGTACAAGTTTTTCATGTTATAACGCATTCAGAGGGAACACCATACTGCGGTCAGAAGCACAGACAATTTAACTTTGGAGCCTGGAATGTGCGCACCCTTATGGATAGCACCACTGGTGAAAGACCTGAGAGACATATGGCCATCATTACCAGAGAACTGCAGAGATGCCAGATTGACATCGCTGCCCTATCTGAAACCCAGGGGCAGATGAAGGGCAACTGAAGGAGGAAAAGGGTGGCTATACTTTCTTTTGGAAAGGAAAGTCTGCTGACGAGCCTAGAATCCACAGGGTTGGGTTGCCATCAACAAACAGCTTGTCAACCACCTCTGTGAACTACCCGTAGGGATCAATAAGCTCCTCATGACCATCCGTCTGGTGCTAGTCAACAACCAGATGGCGACAGTAGTGAGTGCCTGTGCCCCTACTCTAGACTC
This region of Epinephelus fuscoguttatus linkage group LG1, E.fuscoguttatus.final_Chr_v1 genomic DNA includes:
- the LOC125887892 gene encoding odorant receptor 131-2-like; translated protein: MNVSSANVTVVIAYRDSFTKAVTKNVIVVVLSISINYINAGLIHTFRKHQIFYTNPRYILFIHLVVNDMIQVMLTVMLFIISYILYKINVSVCCIFILIALFATENTPLNLACMAVECYIAICLPLRHVQLCTVKRTLMLIGLIWVTSMLSVLPDLFITLATEPLDFFHSRVFCLRETAFRNPQIIKKRDITYIVYLVIVWFVIFYTYFRILFTAKTASKDAKKARNTIILHGFQLLLCMATYVEPPVKQALQQAFPKNYPDTLFACHIIVQVLPRSISPIIYGIRDKTFRKYLKRYVFCSMSPQKQSVQ